GCATATTCGCTGAAATCATTAGCAGCGAGAAGGGCGGCACAGGCAAGAAATTGGCTGAGGTAAAATCAGTCGAGACCGAGTTGAAGGACATTATCTCGGAAGCTACTGGAGAACGGGTCGGGCCCGTCTGCTGATAGGTCTCCTACCCATAGGCTGAACACCAGCTCCAAAATATGTCTTGAACCCTTTCAGGCTCTTCAAGGCATTCATTCCTGCGAGCACGTCGATATAGGGCATGGCCGTCTCCATGCCTATTGTACGTGGTTTGAAGCCTGGCTTGTCTGCGTGAGGGTTAATCCAGATAACTCTACCCACAAGCTCCTTCAAGCTTCTCATCGCCCGGTCAAGCACCTCGGGGTCACCTGTGTCCCATCCATCGCTCACAATCATGACAACCGTCCCCTTGCTGACGATGCCTCGATACTTGTCAATAAATGTGGCGAGGCAGTTGCCGATTCTCGTGCCGCTTCCCCAGATGTTGACCTCTCTAGATATTAGCTCGGCGGCCTTTTTCGGCCCAAAATATTTCAGGAGAGAGCTAACCTTAAGGAGACGAGTGCTGAAAACAAAAACCTCCACAGCCACGCTCTGCCTAGCCAACGCATACATAGACTGCATCAGAAACTCTGTGTAAGTGTCCATAGAGCCGCTGACGTCGAAAATTGCGACGAGCTTGCATCTGGTTACTTTTCTTTTCATGTGAAGGAGGCGGAGAATTTCTCCATGTGTTCTCAAGCTTGTGCGGATGGTTTCCCTGAAGTCGACATATCCTTTTGCGCTTTTTGTGTATCTGCGGCCAGGTAAGAGGGCCAGTCTTCTCCGCAGCCTCTTCATGACCCGCTTGCTTTCCCTCATGAACGCGAGCGTCGGTGTGGGTAGCTCCCTCTTCATGAAAACCTCGACAGGGCTGTAATAGACCGTCATCTCCTTGCGTTTGTCGGCAGAGGCTTCACCACGTTCAACGGTCTTGACCGCTTGCGCCTTATCTCCCTGCGTCTCGTTCTTCGGCTGCTCTTGGGGCGTTTTCTGTTTCTCTAGTTCATCAAATATTTTGTCAAAAATTTCGTAATCCTCAAGCCGTTTTACCATGCACAGCCTCAAAACATTCTTCAG
The sequence above is drawn from the Candidatus Caldarchaeum subterraneum genome and encodes:
- a CDS encoding VWA containing CoxE family protein, which translates into the protein MLERPYLFLVTEVARRLRLEGVKCGTAETLDAYRAGEFVQMRTVEDLKNVLRLCMVKRLEDYEIFDKIFDELEKQKTPQEQPKNETQGDKAQAVKTVERGEASADKRKEMTVYYSPVEVFMKRELPTPTLAFMRESKRVMKRLRRRLALLPGRRYTKSAKGYVDFRETIRTSLRTHGEILRLLHMKRKVTRCKLVAIFDVSGSMDTYTEFLMQSMYALARQSVAVEVFVFSTRLLKVSSLLKYFGPKKAAELISREVNIWGSGTRIGNCLATFIDKYRGIVSKGTVVMIVSDGWDTGDPEVLDRAMRSLKELVGRVIWINPHADKPGFKPRTIGMETAMPYIDVLAGMNALKSLKGFKTYFGAGVQPMGRRPISRRARPVLQ